The Desulfococcus multivorans DNA window AGATAGACCATGCCCAGGGACTCCCGGATACCGGGAAAGGCGAAAAGATCGCCGGCACTGTAGAACCGGTGCATCTCCTCCCGTGGGATTCTTCCGACGAACCGGATGCGTCCGGGCAGATGCCGCTCCCCCAGGCGTCTCAGGCGTTCCCGTTCACGGCCGTCCCCGGCGATGACGAGGTAGAGGGGAAGCCCGGTCCGGTAAAGCCGGCCGCAGGAGCGGATGACCCAGGCAAGCCCCTCGGATTTGACGCCGGGGCGAAACATGGCGGCGGAGAGGACGACCGGCGCGTCTCCCACGGCCCATTCCCGACGAAGGATCGCGCGGGCCCCGGCATCGAAGGTGAACATGGCCGGGGAAATACCGGGCCGGATGTAGGTCAGGCGATGGGACGGCACCAGGCGCTTCAGATTGACCCAGTCCTCGAGCCGGTTGGTGAACAGATGGCAGGCCGTCGTGAGGGCGAGGCGGTTGAGGAGATACCCCGGCAGCGTCCTGAGGCGGCGGCGGCGCTTGGTGGAAAAGATCCCCTGAAAGACGACGTAAGGCAGCCCGAATCGGCGGCACACCAACGGTCCCAGCAGATCAGGGGCCTTGTAATAGGTATGGTAGGTGAGCCAGAGCTGGGCGGGCCGGATGCGCTGCTCACGAAGGGCGCGCCGCCACTCCCCCAGAAGGGGGCCCCATAGCCGCGGTCGCCAGTAGATCCACCGCATCCGCGTCCCCCCGGCACGCCGCACCGAATGGCCCCGGCTCTCGAGATAGGCCCGGAGGCTGTGGGCGATGGCGAGGTCCCCCGAGGGGCGGGGATGGTCCAACGGTTTGAAGGGCGCGTAAAGCGTAATGCGCATGAGGGCGTTTCGTCCGGCTCCCTTTCAGAGTCGCGGCTGCTCCCGGTGAAAGATGTCTCCCAGATCCCGGATCAGCCGCTGGTTGTCGAAATCCCGAATCACCCGCTTCCGGGCTGCGTCAATGATCCGCGTCCGCAGCGACCCATCCGCCAGAAGGCGGTGCATGGCATCGGCCAGAGCCGCCGGTGCGCCGGGGGGAACCAGAAGCCCTGTCCGGCCGTGGGAAACGAGTTCGGGAACGGCCGACACCCGCGTTCCCACCACCGGCACCCCCATGGCCATGGCCTCGATGTAGACGTTGGGGATGCCGTCGCGATCGCCGTTGGGGGCGATTTCACATCCCAGGACAAACAGATCGGCCTTTCGATAGTGGGCGAGGACCACCTCGTGGGGAAGCGTGCCGAGCCACCGACAGTCGTCGGCAAGCCCGAGGGTCTCGATCTTCGACAGGATGCTTTCCCGGTCGTCCCCGTCACCGATGAGGGTGTGCTGAAAACGGACACCCCGGTCCTTCAGGATCCGAAGTGCCCGGTAGACCGTGGGAAGTCCCTTTTTCGGCACGAGACGGGCGATGGTCAGGAGCCGGTAAGGCATTTCCGGAACGCGCCCCTCATCCGAAGCGTGTCCGAACAGCTTCAGGTCGATGCCGTGATAGACGCGGTATACCGGC harbors:
- a CDS encoding glycosyltransferase family 4 protein, yielding MRITLYAPFKPLDHPRPSGDLAIAHSLRAYLESRGHSVRRAGGTRMRWIYWRPRLWGPLLGEWRRALREQRIRPAQLWLTYHTYYKAPDLLGPLVCRRFGLPYVVFQGIFSTKRRRRLRTLPGYLLNRLALTTACHLFTNRLEDWVNLKRLVPSHRLTYIRPGISPAMFTFDAGARAILRREWAVGDAPVVLSAAMFRPGVKSEGLAWVIRSCGRLYRTGLPLYLVIAGDGRERERLRRLGERHLPGRIRFVGRIPREEMHRFYSAGDLFAFPGIRESLGMVYLESQSCGLPVAAFDNGGIPEVVARGETGLLTPPFDGPAFDLALSGLILDPERRCAMGERAREHVRRRHDIEKNYGPMEAILSDIAGGMMR
- a CDS encoding glycosyltransferase family 4 protein, encoding MIDCERPVLGMILKGYPRISETFISNEILLLESLGFTIHLFSMRHPRESFAHKSVERIRAGVDYLPQEILAGFFPLLYHNLRAAARQPRRYLAAVRTAGRRFLRTRKSATIKHLLQAGYLVDKLLPGRNIVHLHAHFAHSPTSVAMFAAALSGIPFSFTAHAKDIYTSDPRQLREKMALARFVVTCTEYNRRHLLDIGRGGRTPVYRVYHGIDLKLFGHASDEGRVPEMPYRLLTIARLVPKKGLPTVYRALRILKDRGVRFQHTLIGDGDDRESILSKIETLGLADDCRWLGTLPHEVVLAHYRKADLFVLGCEIAPNGDRDGIPNVYIEAMAMGVPVVGTRVSAVPELVSHGRTGLLVPPGAPAALADAMHRLLADGSLRTRIIDAARKRVIRDFDNQRLIRDLGDIFHREQPRL